In Prunus dulcis chromosome 1, ALMONDv2, whole genome shotgun sequence, the following are encoded in one genomic region:
- the LOC117614533 gene encoding U-box domain-containing protein 4, which produces MEMENPPDFSYLGRNFSDLSNGEHSSAFSDCNSDRSGEFQTASSQSRRLLISCTSDNSDDLIRQLIADLEAGSIEEQKQAAMEIRLLAKNKSENRLKIAKAGAIKPLVSLLSCSDLQLQEYGVTAILNLSLCDENKELIASSGAIKPLVRSLKTGTPTAKENAACALLRLSQIEENKVAIGRSGAIPQLVNLLESGGFRGKKDASTALYSLCSVKENKIRAVQSGIMKPLVELMADFGSNMVDKSAYVLSVLVSVPEARAALVEEGGIPVLVEIIEVGSQRQKEISVAILLQICENSAVHRNMVAREGAIPPLVALSQSGTNRAKQKAETLTELLRQPRSGNVAARASDLSL; this is translated from the exons ATGGAGATGGAAAATCCGCCGGATTTCAGTTACCTTGGAAGGAATTTCAGTGATCTGAGTAACGGCGAACACTCCTCTGCTTTCAGTGATTGTAACAGCGACAGATCCGGAGAGTTTCAAACGGCGTCGTCTCAGAGCCGTCGGCTTCTGATTTCTTGCACTTCGGACAACTCCGACGATCTGATTCGCCAGCTCATCGCCGACCTCGAGGCCGGTTCGATTGAGGAGCAGAAGCAGGCGGCCATGGAGATCAGGCTCCTCGCCAAGAACAAGTCCGAAAACCGGCTCAAAATCGCCAAAGCAGGCGCGATTAAGCCGTTGGTTTCGCTCTTATCGTGTTCCGATCTCCAGCTACAAGAGTACGGCGTCACGGCGATTCTGAACCTTTCGCTTTGCGACGAGAACAAGGAGCTCATAGCTTCGTCCGGAGCAATCAAGCCTTTGGTACGATCGCTCAAGACAGGAACGCCGACGGCCAAAGAGAACGCAGCTTGCGCTCTGCTCCGCCTATCGCAAATCGAAGAAAACAAAGTCGCAATTGGACGGTCAGGAGCGATTCCGCAGCTGGTAAATCTTCTCGAGAGCGGAGGTTTTCGCGGGAAGAAGGACGCCTCGACGGCTCTGTACTCGCTGTGCTCCGTGAAGGAGAACAAGATCAGAGCCGTCCAATCGGGAATCATGAAGCCGTTGGTGGAATTGATGGCGGATTTCGGGTCAAACATGGTGGACAAATCAGCGTACGTCCTGAGCGTTCTAGTTTCGGTGCCGGAAGCTCGTGCGGCGTTGGTCGAAGAAGGAGGAATTCCGGTGCTGGTGGAGATTATAGAGGTCGGGTCGCAGAGGCAGAAGGAGATTTCGGTGGCGATATTGCTTCAGATTTGCGAGAACAGTGCGGTGCACCGTAATATGGTGGCCCGCGAAGGAGCGATTCCTCCCCTTGTGGCCTTGTCACAGTCCGGCACTAATCGCGCCAAGCAAAAG GCGGAGACATTGACAGAGCTTCTACGGCAACCGAGATCCGGCAACGTCGCTGCACGAGCGTCAGACTTGTCATTATAA
- the LOC117615978 gene encoding strigolactone esterase RMS3 produces MVSTSIIDALNVRVVGSGDKFLVLAHGFGTDQSAWQRILPYLTQSYRVIVYDLVCAGSVNPDYFDFRRYTTLDAYVDDLLAILDALSVTRCAYVGHSVSAMIGILASIRRPNLFSKLVLIGASPRFLNDRDYHGGFEQEEIEKVFSAMEANYSAWVQGFAPLAVGADVPAAVREFSRTLFNMRPDISLFVSRAVFNSDLRGVLGLVRVPCCIIQTAKDVSVPASVAAYLRDHLGGRNTVVMLETEGHLPHLSAPSLLIRKLRHALASS; encoded by the exons ATGGTCAGCACCAGCATAATCGACGCCCTCAACGTCCGCGTGGTCGGCTCCGGCGATAAGTTCCTCGTCCTCGCCCACGGCTTCGGCACCGACCAGTCCGCCTGGCAGCGCATTCTCCCTTACCTGACGCAGTCCTACCGCGTCATCGTATACGACCTCGTCTGCGCCGGCAGCGTCAACCCGGACTACTTTGACTTCCGCCGTTACACCACCCTCGACGCCTACGTCGACGACCTCCTCGCCATTCTCGACGCCCTCTCCGTCACCCGTTGCGCCTACGTTGGCCACTCCGTCTCCGCCATGATCGGAATTCTCGCCTCCATCCGCCGACCCAACCTCTTCTCCAAGCTCGTCCTCATCGGCGCTTCTCCCAG aTTTTTGAATGATAGAGATTACCATGGCGGATTTGAGCAAGAGGAGATTGAGAAGGTGTTTTCGGCAATGGAGGCGAACTACTCGGCGTGGGTCCAAGGCTTTGCGCCGTTAGCCGTCGGAGCCGACGTTCCGGCGGCGGTCCGAGAGTTCAGCCGGACCCTTTTCAACATGCGACCCGATATCTCGCTTTTCGTATCTCGGGCCGTCTTCAACAGCGATTTGAGGGGGGTTCTGGGCCTGGTCAGAGTGCCCTGCTGCATAATCCAGACGGCGAAGGACGTGTCCGTGCCGGCTTCGGTGGCGGCTTACCTGAGGGACCACCTGGGCGGTCGGAACACCGTCGTGATGCTGGAGACGGAAGGGCACTTGCCCCATCTGAGTGCGCCGAGCCTGCTGATAAGGAAGCTCCGGCATGCCCTTGCGTCGTCGTAG